A stretch of Bos taurus isolate L1 Dominette 01449 registration number 42190680 breed Hereford chromosome 5, ARS-UCD2.0, whole genome shotgun sequence DNA encodes these proteins:
- the TAPBPL gene encoding tapasin-related protein isoform X1, translating to MGAEGWCLLLCLAFSGAANVERQWQAVDVVLDCFLMEEGGHHGGFASSENMVKAVLVLRQVPVPDDGSLEGLTDFQVDTLTKDNSLITFEASVNLVQIPQAEALLHADCSGKEVTCEISRYFLQARPEATVEMAAWFITNVQVSGGGPGVSMVMKTLEDAENETVLHPTLKLPLSPQGTVRTAVEFQVTTQTPSLNFLLGSTASLHCGYSVAPGLDVTSVEWRLQHKGSGRLVYHWTMGQGQAKREGATLEPEQLLTAGDASLTLPSLTLQDEGAYICQITTSLFRAQQVIQLYIQASPKVRLSLLNAAPPATLICNVAGYYPLDVSVTWTREEQGGSPAPVSGASLSSLRQSPAGTYSISSSLTVEPGSAGATYTCQVTHVSLEEPLGVHAWVAPPVAEQKSALGVLLASILFVLTLLFLGLQRRQATSPRSPKTSRHSG from the exons AAAGGCAATGGCAGGCGGTGGACGTGGTCCTGGACTGCTTCCTGATGGAAGAAGGTGGGCACCATGGAGGGTTCGCCAGCAGTGAGAACATGGTGAAGGCCGTGCTGGTGCTGAGGCAGGTACCAGTGCCGGACGATGGCTCCCTGGAAGGCCTCACAGACTTCCAAGTGGATACACTGACCAAGGACAACTCACTCATTACTTTCGAGGCCTCAG TGAACCTGGTACAGATTCCCCAGGCCGAGGCCCTGCTCCACGCTGACTGCAGTGGGAAGGAGGTGACCTGTGAGATCTCCCGCTATTTCCTCCAGGCCAGGCCAGAGGCCACTGTGGAGATGGCAGCCTGGTTCATCACCAACGTGCAGGTATCTGGAGGGGGACCAGGTGTATCCATGGTgatgaagactcttgaggatGCTGAGAATGAGACTGTCTTGCATCCCACGCTGAAACTGCCCCTGAGCCCCCAGGGGACTGTGCGGACTGCAG TGGAGTTCCAGGTGACCACACAGACACCATCCCTGAATTTCCTGCTGGGGTCCACAGCCTCCCTACACTGTGGTTACTCCGTGGCACCTGGCTTGGACGTTACCAGCGTGGAGTGGCGGCTGCAGCATAAGGGCAGTGGCCGGCTGGTATACCACTGGACCATGGGGCAGGGGCAGGCCAAGCGGGAGGGTgccaccctggagcctgagcagctgCTCACAGCTGGAGATGCCTCCCTCACGCTACCCAGCCTCACTCTACAGGATGAGGGGGCCTACATCTGCCAGATCACCACCTCCCTGTTCCGAGCTCAACAGGTCATCCAGCTCTACATCCAAG CTTCCCCCAAAGTACGACTGAGCTTGCTGAACGCAGCCCCACCAGCCACCCTCATCTGCAATGTTGCTGGCTACTACCCACTGGATGTGTCTGTGACCTGGACCCGGGAGGAACAGGGTGGCTCCCCAGCCCCTGTCTCTGGCgcctccctctccagcctccGGCAGAGCCCAGCTGGCACCTACAGTATCTCCTCCTCCCTGACGGTGGAGCCTGGCTCTGCGGGAGCCACTTACACCTGCCAGGTCACCCACGTCTCCCTGGAGGAACCCCTGGGGGTCCATGCCTGGGTTGCCCCACCAG TTGCAGAGCAGAAGTCAGCCCTGGGAGTCCTTCTGGCCAGCATCCTCTTCGTCCTGACCTTGCTGTTCCTGGGGCTGCAGAGACGCCAAG CTACCTCACCAAGGTCTCCCAAAACCTCAAGGCACTCTGGGTAG
- the TAPBPL gene encoding tapasin-related protein precursor (The RefSeq protein has 1 substitution compared to this genomic sequence), producing the protein MGAEGWCLLLCLAFSGAANVAERQWQAVDVVLDCFLMEEGGHHGGFASSENMVKAVLVLRQVPVPDDGSLEGLTDFQVDTLTKDNSLITFEASVNLVQIPQAEALLHADCSGKEVTCEISRYFLQARPEATVEMAAWFITNVQVSGGGPGVSMVMKTLEDAENETVLHPTLKLPLSPQGTVRTAVEFQVTTQTPSLNFLLGSTASLHCGYSVAPGLDVTSVEWRLQHKGSGRLVYHWTMGQGQAKREGATLEPEQLLTAGDASLTLPSLTLQDEGAYICQITTSLFRAQQVIQLYIQASPKVRLSLLNAAPPATLICNVAGYYPLDVSVTWTREEQGGSPAPVSGASLSSLRQSPAGTYSISSSLTVEPGSAGATYTCQVTHVSLEEPLGVHAWVAPPVAEQKSALGVLLASILFALTLLFLGLQRRQATSPRSPKTSRHSG; encoded by the exons CAGAAAGGCAATGGCAGGCGGTGGACGTGGTCCTGGACTGCTTCCTGATGGAAGAAGGTGGGCACCATGGAGGGTTCGCCAGCAGTGAGAACATGGTGAAGGCCGTGCTGGTGCTGAGGCAGGTACCAGTGCCGGACGATGGCTCCCTGGAAGGCCTCACAGACTTCCAAGTGGATACACTGACCAAGGACAACTCACTCATTACTTTCGAGGCCTCAG TGAACCTGGTACAGATTCCCCAGGCCGAGGCCCTGCTCCACGCTGACTGCAGTGGGAAGGAGGTGACCTGTGAGATCTCCCGCTATTTCCTCCAGGCCAGGCCAGAGGCCACTGTGGAGATGGCAGCCTGGTTCATCACCAACGTGCAGGTATCTGGAGGGGGACCAGGTGTATCCATGGTgatgaagactcttgaggatGCTGAGAATGAGACTGTCTTGCATCCCACGCTGAAACTGCCCCTGAGCCCCCAGGGGACTGTGCGGACTGCAG TGGAGTTCCAGGTGACCACACAGACACCATCCCTGAATTTCCTGCTGGGGTCCACAGCCTCCCTACACTGTGGTTACTCCGTGGCACCTGGCTTGGACGTTACCAGCGTGGAGTGGCGGCTGCAGCATAAGGGCAGTGGCCGGCTGGTATACCACTGGACCATGGGGCAGGGGCAGGCCAAGCGGGAGGGTgccaccctggagcctgagcagctgCTCACAGCTGGAGATGCCTCCCTCACGCTACCCAGCCTCACTCTACAGGATGAGGGGGCCTACATCTGCCAGATCACCACCTCCCTGTTCCGAGCTCAACAGGTCATCCAGCTCTACATCCAAG CTTCCCCCAAAGTACGACTGAGCTTGCTGAACGCAGCCCCACCAGCCACCCTCATCTGCAATGTTGCTGGCTACTACCCACTGGATGTGTCTGTGACCTGGACCCGGGAGGAACAGGGTGGCTCCCCAGCCCCTGTCTCTGGCgcctccctctccagcctccGGCAGAGCCCAGCTGGCACCTACAGTATCTCCTCCTCCCTGACGGTGGAGCCTGGCTCTGCGGGAGCCACTTACACCTGCCAGGTCACCCACGTCTCCCTGGAGGAACCCCTGGGGGTCCATGCCTGGGTTGCCCCACCAG TTGCAGAGCAGAAGTCAGCCCTGGGAGTCCTTCTGGCCAGCATCCTCTTCGTCCTGACCTTGCTGTTCCTGGGGCTGCAGAGACGCCAAG CTACCTCACCAAGGTCTCCCAAAACCTCAAGGCACTCTGGGTAG